A DNA window from Robbsia sp. KACC 23696 contains the following coding sequences:
- a CDS encoding IS110 family transposase: MQITTIGIDLAKNVFQIHGANEHGKPILRKQLRRDQFVIFFSNVPPCLIGMEACGGAHHWARKLEALGHNVKLIAPQFVKPYVKSNKNDVADAEAICEAVSRPTMRFVPIKNIEQQSVLALHRARQGFVKARTAQANQIRGLLAEFGLVVPQGIAYIAKRVPELIEDATLPLTGAFRLLIDRLLEHLKLLDKQVDELEAQIKDWHKNSELSRRLERVPGIGPITASAMAATIGDAKNFTNGRQLAAWLGLVPRQSSSGGKSTLLGMSKRGDAYLRTLLIHGARSVIYRANQRADTHSWLLKLVNRRNANVAAVALANKTARIIWAMLVHHREFDPSFKADRASA, from the coding sequence ATGCAAATCACGACTATTGGAATTGATCTGGCCAAGAACGTTTTTCAGATCCACGGCGCTAACGAACATGGCAAGCCGATTCTGCGCAAACAGCTACGCCGCGATCAATTTGTAATCTTCTTTTCCAATGTGCCACCATGCCTCATAGGAATGGAAGCATGCGGTGGTGCCCACCATTGGGCCCGTAAGCTCGAAGCGCTCGGGCACAATGTCAAGCTGATCGCGCCGCAATTCGTTAAGCCATACGTCAAGAGCAATAAAAACGATGTCGCCGATGCTGAAGCAATTTGTGAGGCCGTATCGCGTCCGACCATGCGGTTCGTGCCGATTAAGAATATCGAACAACAGTCTGTACTCGCGTTACATCGCGCAAGGCAAGGATTTGTGAAGGCACGTACGGCACAGGCCAATCAGATCCGTGGACTACTGGCTGAATTTGGACTTGTCGTCCCACAGGGCATCGCGTACATAGCCAAGCGCGTGCCGGAACTTATTGAAGACGCGACGTTGCCGTTGACAGGCGCATTTCGACTATTAATCGACCGACTGCTGGAGCATCTTAAATTGCTGGACAAGCAGGTCGACGAACTCGAAGCACAAATCAAAGACTGGCATAAAAACAGTGAGTTGAGCCGCCGGCTCGAGAGAGTACCTGGCATCGGCCCGATCACCGCAAGTGCAATGGCCGCGACGATCGGCGATGCAAAGAATTTTACCAATGGGAGGCAGCTAGCCGCATGGCTAGGGCTTGTACCACGGCAGAGTTCAAGTGGTGGTAAGTCGACTCTACTGGGCATGAGCAAACGTGGCGACGCCTATTTGCGCACGCTACTCATTCATGGTGCACGCTCCGTGATCTACCGGGCAAACCAGCGCGCCGACACTCACTCATGGCTATTAAAATTGGTTAATCGACGTAACGCAAACGTCGCGGCGGTTGCTCTGGCCAATAAAACCGCGAGAATTATCTGGGCGATGTTAGTTCATCACCGAGAGTTTGACCCGAGCTTTAAAGCAGATCGCGCATCTGCATAA
- the lpxO gene encoding lipid A hydroxylase LpxO, whose product MRWIILLVFILSALYVHFRGKVRHRFFRQMSDHSTFLAPLNVLMYAFSRVPNTPYLSPSLFPELRLLEAHWEEIRLEALGLLRGGNIKAADTYNDLGFNSFFKSGWKRFYLKWYDEAHPSAAVLCPRTTELLRGLGSVKAAMFAELPPGANLVVHRDPYAGSLRYHLGLATPGDPDCFIDVDGQRYHWRDGEAVVFDETFIHTASNRTAQDRIILFCDVERPMKYRWAQWTNHMVGRFLMSAATSPNDAHDRTGGLNRVFKYIYQIRIVGKRLKAWNRSVYYLVKWSLFASIFALIFIH is encoded by the coding sequence ATGAGATGGATTATTTTGCTAGTTTTCATTTTGTCGGCCTTATATGTGCATTTTCGCGGAAAGGTCAGACACCGGTTTTTCCGTCAGATGTCGGATCACTCCACGTTCCTCGCCCCCCTAAATGTCCTGATGTATGCATTCTCGCGTGTGCCGAATACACCTTATCTTTCGCCCAGTCTGTTTCCGGAATTACGGTTGCTCGAAGCGCACTGGGAGGAAATCCGCCTGGAAGCACTTGGTCTGCTCCGTGGCGGTAACATCAAAGCCGCCGATACCTACAACGACCTTGGTTTTAATTCCTTCTTCAAATCAGGCTGGAAGCGCTTTTATCTAAAGTGGTATGACGAGGCGCATCCGTCGGCGGCGGTGCTATGTCCACGCACGACGGAACTGCTACGTGGTTTGGGCTCGGTGAAGGCGGCGATGTTTGCAGAGCTGCCGCCCGGAGCAAATCTAGTCGTGCATCGTGACCCTTATGCCGGCTCGCTGCGATACCACCTTGGTCTGGCAACACCTGGCGATCCTGACTGTTTTATCGATGTGGACGGCCAACGCTATCACTGGCGTGATGGCGAGGCAGTCGTGTTCGACGAGACCTTTATTCACACTGCGTCGAACCGGACCGCGCAAGATCGGATTATCTTATTCTGTGACGTCGAACGGCCGATGAAATACCGATGGGCACAATGGACGAACCATATGGTCGGCCGCTTTCTTATGTCTGCGGCCACATCCCCGAACGATGCGCATGACCGCACCGGCGGCTTGAATCGCGTTTTCAAATATATCTACCAGATCCGGATTGTCGGCAAGCGCCTCAAAGCATGGAATCGCAGCGTCTACTATTTGGTGAAGTGGAGTTTGTTTGCCAGCATTTTTGCCCTGATCTTCATACACTGA